A window of Rubricoccus marinus contains these coding sequences:
- the recN gene encoding DNA repair protein RecN: MLRSLYIRDYALIEELEVEFDSGLNIITGETGAGKSILLGALKLLLGERASTEALRTGAKKAVIEGVFDNAHEGRLPALLEAHEIEPNATGLLTIRREVSERGSRAFLNDTPATLDVLRDVASNTIDLHGQHEHQSLLRTETHVELLDNFGGLGGLVSTYRTRYDALAALQRQRRDLVTRKDELARQKELYGFQIEEIDRVEPVVGETDDLEAERRVLENAETLFEATAALYESLGESDDALYDRLVVARNQVQDLARIDATFEDTLGEIRGAEVMLKETMQFLQDYNARIEFNPERLDEIRERLGELDYLERKYGGTIEAVLAHREDIGQAFDLAANFDKAIEKLDSQVDDASEALSRAAYRLSQKRHEVAERIEAMIAIELAALGMPHARFEVRFALQDDANGWIAFPSGAKERRVAAFPAGADLVEFYISANLGEDPKPLAKTASGGEVSRIMLALKTILAKSERLPILVFDEIDTGISGPIARRVGESMRGLAAYHQIIAITHLPQIASLGDVHFSVEKHVYEGRTRTRIRTLDESERAEAVAQLLSGDDPTEAALQSARELIDAGREMERDA, encoded by the coding sequence ATGCTGCGAAGCCTTTACATCCGCGATTACGCTCTGATCGAAGAGCTCGAGGTCGAATTCGACAGCGGGCTGAACATCATCACGGGCGAGACGGGCGCGGGTAAGTCGATCCTCCTGGGCGCGCTGAAGCTGCTCTTGGGCGAGCGTGCGAGCACGGAGGCGCTCCGGACGGGCGCCAAGAAAGCCGTCATCGAAGGCGTGTTCGACAACGCGCACGAGGGGCGCCTGCCGGCGCTGTTGGAGGCGCACGAGATCGAGCCCAACGCGACGGGCCTTCTCACGATCCGCCGCGAGGTGAGCGAGCGCGGCTCCCGCGCGTTCCTCAATGACACGCCCGCCACGCTCGACGTGCTCCGCGACGTGGCGAGCAACACCATCGACCTTCACGGGCAGCACGAGCACCAGAGCCTCTTGCGGACCGAGACGCACGTCGAGTTGCTGGACAATTTCGGCGGGCTCGGCGGCTTGGTGAGCACCTACCGCACGCGCTACGACGCGCTCGCGGCGCTTCAGCGCCAGAGGCGGGACCTCGTTACACGCAAGGACGAACTCGCGCGGCAGAAGGAGCTGTACGGCTTCCAGATCGAAGAGATCGACCGCGTCGAGCCGGTCGTGGGGGAGACCGATGATCTCGAAGCGGAGCGGCGCGTGTTGGAAAACGCGGAGACCCTGTTTGAGGCGACCGCGGCGCTCTACGAGAGCCTGGGCGAGAGCGACGACGCGCTATATGACCGGCTCGTGGTCGCGCGGAACCAGGTCCAGGACCTCGCGCGGATCGACGCCACGTTCGAGGACACGCTGGGGGAGATCCGCGGCGCCGAGGTCATGCTCAAAGAGACGATGCAGTTCCTCCAGGACTACAACGCGCGCATCGAGTTCAACCCGGAGCGGTTGGACGAAATCCGAGAGCGGCTGGGCGAGCTGGACTACCTGGAGCGGAAGTACGGCGGGACCATCGAGGCCGTGCTCGCGCACCGCGAGGACATCGGGCAGGCGTTCGACTTGGCGGCCAACTTCGACAAGGCCATCGAGAAGCTGGACTCGCAGGTAGACGACGCGAGCGAGGCGCTCAGCCGCGCCGCCTACCGGCTCTCACAAAAGCGCCACGAGGTCGCCGAGCGCATCGAGGCCATGATCGCCATCGAACTCGCCGCGCTCGGCATGCCGCACGCGCGCTTTGAGGTCCGCTTCGCGCTCCAAGACGACGCGAATGGTTGGATCGCGTTTCCCTCTGGCGCCAAAGAGCGTCGCGTGGCGGCCTTCCCGGCCGGCGCCGACCTGGTGGAGTTCTACATCTCCGCGAACCTCGGCGAAGACCCGAAGCCTCTGGCGAAAACGGCCTCGGGCGGCGAGGTGAGCCGCATCATGCTGGCGCTCAAGACGATCCTCGCCAAGTCCGAGCGGCTCCCGATCCTCGTCTTCGACGAGATCGATACGGGCATCTCCGGCCCCATCGCGCGGCGCGTGGGCGAGAGCATGCGCGGACTGGCGGCCTACCACCAGATCATCGCGATTACGCACCTGCCGCAGATCGCGAGCCTGGGCGACGTGCACTTCTCGGTCGAGAAGCACGTCTACGAGGGCCGCACCCGGACGCGGATCCGCACGCTGGACGAGTCGGAGCGCGCCGAAGCCGTCGCCCAACTCCTCTCGGGCGATGACCCGACCGAGGCCGCGCTCCAGAGCGCCCGCGAGCTCATCGACGCCGGCCGCGAGATGGAGCGCGATGCCTGA
- the proS gene encoding proline--tRNA ligase — protein sequence MADTITPRDQDYAQWYQDVIRAAKLAETSPVRGSMVLPPNGYELWQNMQGALDAMFKATGHRNAYFPLFIPKSFLAKEAEHVEGFAKECAVVTHYRLKEEDGDLIVDPDAELEEPLIVRPTSETIIWDTYSRWIQSWRDLPLKLNQWANVVRWEMRTRLFLRTAEFLWQEGHTAHATEAEAIEETRQMLDVYATFAEEWMAMPVVKGVKTASERFPGAIDTYCIEALMQDGKALQAGTSHFLGQNFAKAFECTFQNADNEQEYVWATSWGVSTRLIGALIMTHSDDKGLVLPPKLATTQVAIVPITRKNADNQATLDAAYAMRDALEASGVRVTVDDREQYRPGWKFAQYEVEGVPVRLAIGPRDVENGTVEMTRRDTSEKESVQREGIAETVGGVLESMQAALFESARQRRTDHTHVVDSYDRLKEVVEAGGFALMHWDGSAETEAEIKAETKATIRCIPFPGQFEGVDTEEAGIDPVSGEPSERRVVYAKAY from the coding sequence ATGGCTGACACCATTACCCCCCGAGATCAGGACTACGCGCAGTGGTACCAGGACGTGATCCGCGCCGCGAAGCTGGCCGAGACCTCGCCGGTCCGCGGCTCCATGGTGCTGCCGCCCAACGGCTACGAGCTGTGGCAGAACATGCAAGGCGCGCTGGACGCGATGTTCAAGGCCACAGGCCATCGCAACGCGTACTTCCCCCTCTTCATCCCCAAGAGCTTTCTCGCGAAGGAGGCCGAGCACGTCGAGGGGTTTGCCAAGGAGTGCGCCGTCGTGACGCACTACCGGCTGAAAGAGGAGGACGGTGACCTGATCGTGGACCCCGACGCCGAGTTGGAAGAGCCCCTGATCGTGCGGCCTACGTCGGAGACCATCATCTGGGACACGTACTCGCGGTGGATCCAGAGCTGGCGCGATCTGCCGCTCAAGCTCAACCAGTGGGCCAACGTCGTCCGGTGGGAGATGCGCACCCGGCTGTTCCTGCGCACGGCGGAGTTCCTCTGGCAGGAAGGCCACACGGCCCACGCGACCGAGGCTGAAGCCATCGAGGAGACGCGCCAGATGCTAGACGTCTACGCGACCTTTGCCGAGGAGTGGATGGCGATGCCGGTTGTCAAGGGCGTCAAGACGGCGAGCGAGCGGTTCCCCGGCGCCATCGACACGTACTGCATCGAGGCGCTCATGCAGGACGGCAAGGCGCTGCAGGCCGGCACGAGCCACTTCTTAGGCCAGAACTTCGCCAAAGCGTTCGAGTGCACCTTCCAGAACGCGGACAACGAGCAGGAGTACGTCTGGGCCACGAGTTGGGGCGTGAGCACCCGCCTGATTGGCGCGCTCATCATGACGCACTCCGACGACAAGGGCCTGGTCCTCCCGCCGAAGCTGGCGACGACCCAGGTCGCCATCGTGCCCATCACGCGGAAGAACGCCGACAACCAGGCCACGCTCGACGCCGCCTACGCCATGCGTGACGCGCTGGAGGCCTCTGGCGTCCGCGTGACCGTGGACGACCGCGAGCAGTACCGGCCCGGCTGGAAGTTCGCGCAGTACGAGGTAGAGGGCGTCCCCGTGCGCCTCGCCATCGGACCGCGCGACGTGGAAAACGGGACCGTCGAGATGACGCGCCGCGACACGAGCGAGAAGGAGTCGGTCCAGCGCGAGGGCATCGCGGAAACGGTCGGCGGCGTGTTGGAGAGCATGCAGGCAGCGCTGTTCGAGTCCGCGCGCCAGAGGCGGACCGACCACACGCACGTGGTCGACAGCTACGACCGGCTCAAGGAGGTCGTGGAGGCCGGCGGCTTCGCGCTCATGCACTGGGACGGCTCGGCGGAGACGGAGGCGGAGATCAAAGCCGAAACCAAGGCCACGATCCGCTGCATCCCGTTCCCCGGCCAGTTCGAGGGCGTGGACACCGAGGAAGCGGGAATCGACCCCGTCTCAGGCGAGCCGTCCGAGCGCCGCGTCGTCTACGCGAAGGCGTACTAG
- the miaA gene encoding tRNA (adenosine(37)-N6)-dimethylallyltransferase MiaA, translating to MPEPLADENRPAAEDGRPLAPEAARPRIVVISGTNASGKSRLALDLAARLGGEIVSADSRQVYTGLDLGTGKVTPEEQARVPHHLLDVADPRERYTLFDYQRDAYAALDDILARGKVPFMAGGTGLYVNAVVDGYALVDVPVDPDLRAEIEPLAPEVLAARLERDHPEYAAITDLNNPRRLVRAIEVASAGVSVDDFHTKRPRYSALHFGVTWPREVLADRIEERLDRRLADGMVEEVEALLASGVTHERMLELGLEYRSVSEYLRGEWPSLDAMKAELAMQIRRYAKRQMTWFRKRTDIEWMDMSAPDVDALEARIRAFTAA from the coding sequence ATGCCTGAGCCTCTGGCGGACGAAAACCGACCCGCGGCGGAGGACGGACGGCCTCTGGCGCCAGAGGCCGCGCGCCCGCGCATCGTCGTGATCTCCGGTACCAACGCGTCCGGCAAGAGCCGGCTCGCGCTGGACCTGGCCGCGCGTCTCGGCGGCGAGATTGTCAGCGCGGACTCGCGGCAGGTCTACACCGGGCTCGACCTCGGGACCGGCAAGGTCACGCCCGAGGAGCAGGCCCGCGTGCCGCACCACCTGTTGGACGTGGCCGATCCGCGCGAGCGGTACACGCTGTTCGATTACCAGCGCGACGCCTACGCAGCGCTGGACGACATCCTCGCCAGAGGCAAGGTCCCCTTCATGGCGGGCGGGACAGGGCTGTACGTCAACGCCGTCGTGGACGGCTACGCGCTCGTAGACGTGCCGGTCGATCCCGACCTCCGCGCCGAGATCGAGCCTCTGGCGCCAGAGGTGCTGGCCGCGCGCCTGGAGCGCGATCACCCGGAGTACGCGGCCATTACGGACCTCAACAACCCGCGCCGGCTGGTCCGCGCGATCGAGGTGGCGAGTGCAGGCGTAAGCGTGGATGACTTTCACACGAAGCGGCCGCGCTATAGCGCGCTCCATTTCGGCGTGACGTGGCCTCGCGAGGTCCTGGCCGATCGCATTGAGGAGCGGCTGGACCGTCGCCTCGCCGACGGCATGGTCGAGGAAGTCGAGGCGCTGCTCGCCTCTGGCGTGACGCACGAGCGGATGCTCGAACTCGGGCTGGAGTACCGCTCCGTCTCCGAGTACCTCCGCGGCGAGTGGCCAAGCCTGGACGCCATGAAGGCCGAACTCGCGATGCAGATCCGGCGCTACGCCAAGCGACAGATGACCTGGTTCCGCAAGCGGACCGACATCGAATGGATGGACATGAGCGCGCCGGACGTGGACGCCCTCGAAGCCCGCATCCGCGCGTTTACGGCCGCCTAA
- a CDS encoding beta strand repeat-containing protein: protein MLTPSSLALVAFTAVALASGAAAQPCTTSWAAPADGNWETAANWTDGVPDDADVACITAAGSYTVTASRGDKALAGLVIGGASGTQTLTTNSRITMSGDGTVGTNGRWTFLNRTPGGSDGLVFDGGTGTLVVEGAVELPDGVTFLTTGGTLDVAESGVFRMGTGASAGTGTGLIRVRGTLEVDAPNNAGVYSPVEVEAGLIRVRAGRFQMSQGTLRNASFEIAEAASVSITSSNSGGLSGVFTVEGTLSGDIDGALTFSSGSTLMAATTGATLDVGGTGLRLFAGSGSRTTLASEGGILRNVGLVTIEARTTQLQGATLRNEGTFRIANNSNLSLAEGARFENTASGLLDLVDTAGISGGPDGGRIMSAGRLVARLDASSSRSQSIQVPVDLTNATVEVAANVRLQMSEGVWQDVAFDVAETGEVLLTTSNSGGLSGVIKTSGTLSGDVQGSLRLSRAEMQTTATGTTLDLGGNGFTMAAGSGGYATLSGGPFVNRTTLTVISSGSGLTDATLLNEGTLRIDGSSLIVREGSSVTNATSATVDLVGPGGFSGSGLFVNEGLVTKTGGNTSSFRGLLRGRPGSELRVLDGQFFFRDEPAENYGAGVLLTGAGETAQIYIGPPLQGTLSPGTPEQPIATLALSSSLRLSPTEGDARLMIDVGAGGASDVVTTQFTIYLGGTLVIRLADGFTPSFGDQWTIVTDLRNNLPQGIFETIEVEGDAGGVTFVVDTSNPGAVVLRAVAGATVATSAAEVSEGEPASFRIRHPASPEPLRIAFETDGTATRVADYTLTARGGVLRTQPGTTETVVSLFARRDADASEGPETVTFRLLPSGDASPVDGSTEASVVIRDAPSSDALAVSGVVPARGENAGTISPTILGTALNASATVHLVGAVTLPATRVEAASGAAGLGVVFDLALAPPGRYDVVVVQGGETATLAGAFEVVPAQRRVRVWADVAGTPAPRFGRWSTYTVFLGNDADADIYDVGLVLRITDGAEIEFMDGILDLSDRPANLQTLVQPAVPGVQSVPLYFKKLPAGSANSFRVRVRPTSPLSIGDDVGVAYELFPPDGNNPATWSGDFEADTPFNLGLLMGALAAHVDEYPPANYSLAAVSLANPAPEDDCPPDDDVIPPIQDVSAEDLIRMYDQGARFNRYYGSDIQPSTSTAVSEFGGFSLAVIIPEAASAAGYTSAGAGGIVAAGISTMSFMRSSGLYSRQVICDRQAEGSLPRTDFCERYPPAVPAGTTAQGPGTGGACGQTGGSFDPNDKFGPAGFGSARYYDPSTVTTPYTIRFENLATASLPAQEVIIVDTLDTAAFDLDTFSLGPIRWGADKTVMPPPGATSFETEVDLSPDLDATLLITASLDPTTGRAVWHFLTLDPDTGDLPEDGTVGFLPPNQTSPEGEGSVSFVVSAHERLASGAEVSNRAEIVFDVNEPIVTPVWTNTVDREAPASTVAALDATVENPIRITVSASDADSGVQQYALFASRNGGDFEFVARSDTPTFVFEGEPGSVYGFYSLTVDAVGNAEPFKTDAEATTTVAVGAEGGPDLPSALSLSPAWPNPVHTRAAFRLGVPEAGPVRVTVFDALGREVARLADGEHAAGWHALPWEASRVATGAYVVRAQSAGETVTQSVTVVR from the coding sequence ATGCTCACTCCCTCCTCCCTCGCTCTCGTGGCCTTCACCGCGGTAGCCCTTGCCTCTGGCGCCGCGGCGCAGCCATGCACCACGTCCTGGGCCGCGCCCGCCGACGGCAACTGGGAAACCGCCGCCAACTGGACAGACGGCGTTCCGGACGACGCGGACGTGGCCTGCATCACTGCGGCGGGCAGCTACACCGTCACCGCAAGCCGCGGGGATAAGGCGCTGGCCGGACTGGTCATCGGAGGCGCCAGCGGCACGCAGACGCTCACGACTAACAGCCGCATCACGATGAGCGGCGACGGGACCGTCGGCACGAACGGCCGCTGGACGTTCCTGAACCGCACGCCGGGCGGCAGCGACGGCCTCGTGTTCGACGGCGGCACTGGCACGCTCGTCGTCGAGGGAGCCGTGGAGCTTCCCGACGGCGTCACCTTCCTCACGACCGGCGGCACGCTCGACGTGGCCGAGAGCGGCGTGTTTCGCATGGGCACCGGGGCCAGCGCGGGTACCGGGACCGGGCTCATCCGCGTGCGCGGCACCCTCGAAGTGGACGCCCCTAACAACGCGGGCGTCTACTCCCCCGTCGAAGTCGAGGCAGGGCTCATCCGCGTGCGGGCAGGTCGGTTCCAAATGAGCCAGGGCACGCTCCGCAACGCCTCGTTCGAGATCGCCGAGGCCGCCTCGGTGTCGATCACGTCCTCCAACAGCGGCGGCCTCTCGGGCGTGTTCACGGTGGAAGGCACGCTCTCCGGCGACATCGATGGAGCGCTCACCTTCAGTAGCGGGAGCACGCTCATGGCCGCCACGACCGGAGCGACCCTGGACGTGGGCGGCACGGGACTGCGGCTCTTCGCCGGCAGCGGGAGCCGAACGACACTCGCGAGCGAGGGCGGCATCCTCCGAAACGTCGGCCTCGTCACCATCGAGGCTCGCACCACCCAGCTCCAAGGGGCCACGCTCCGCAACGAGGGTACCTTCCGCATCGCCAACAACTCCAACCTCTCGCTTGCCGAGGGCGCACGGTTCGAGAACACCGCCAGCGGCCTGCTCGACCTGGTGGACACGGCCGGCATTTCCGGCGGCCCGGATGGAGGCCGAATCATGAGCGCCGGTCGGCTGGTGGCGCGGCTCGACGCCTCGTCGTCGCGGTCCCAGAGTATCCAGGTGCCAGTCGATCTGACCAACGCGACGGTCGAGGTGGCAGCCAACGTGCGGCTCCAGATGAGCGAGGGCGTCTGGCAGGATGTGGCGTTCGACGTGGCTGAGACAGGCGAGGTGCTGCTGACGACCTCCAACAGCGGTGGCCTCTCGGGTGTGATCAAAACCTCGGGCACGCTCTCCGGCGACGTGCAGGGATCCCTTCGCCTGAGCCGCGCAGAGATGCAGACCACTGCGACAGGAACCACGCTCGACCTCGGCGGCAACGGGTTCACGATGGCCGCCGGAAGTGGAGGCTACGCGACGCTCTCCGGAGGCCCATTCGTTAACCGGACCACCCTCACTGTGATCAGCAGCGGGAGCGGTCTCACTGACGCGACGCTCCTCAACGAGGGTACGCTTCGCATTGATGGCTCAAGCCTGATAGTTCGCGAGGGGTCCTCGGTAACGAACGCCACCAGCGCGACGGTGGACCTCGTGGGTCCCGGCGGGTTCTCAGGGTCGGGCCTGTTCGTCAACGAGGGCTTGGTAACGAAGACCGGCGGTAACACGAGCAGCTTCCGGGGCCTGCTCCGCGGCCGGCCCGGCTCCGAGCTCCGGGTGCTCGACGGACAGTTCTTCTTCCGCGACGAGCCCGCCGAGAACTACGGGGCGGGGGTGCTCCTGACGGGGGCCGGCGAGACGGCCCAGATCTACATCGGCCCGCCGCTCCAAGGCACGCTCAGCCCCGGTACCCCGGAGCAGCCCATCGCCACGTTGGCGCTCTCGAGCAGCCTCCGGCTGTCCCCGACCGAAGGTGACGCCCGCCTCATGATCGACGTCGGCGCGGGTGGCGCGAGCGATGTGGTCACCACGCAGTTCACGATCTACCTCGGCGGCACACTGGTGATCCGGCTGGCGGACGGCTTCACGCCATCGTTCGGAGACCAGTGGACCATTGTGACCGACCTCCGCAATAACCTGCCACAAGGGATCTTCGAGACCATTGAGGTGGAAGGAGATGCAGGCGGCGTCACGTTCGTGGTCGACACGTCGAACCCCGGGGCTGTAGTGCTCCGGGCCGTCGCCGGGGCCACCGTCGCCACCAGCGCTGCGGAGGTCTCCGAGGGCGAGCCCGCATCGTTCCGCATTCGCCACCCGGCCTCGCCCGAGCCTCTCCGCATCGCCTTCGAGACCGACGGCACGGCCACTCGCGTAGCGGACTACACGCTCACCGCGCGCGGAGGCGTGCTCCGCACCCAGCCGGGCACCACCGAGACCGTCGTCTCGCTGTTCGCGAGGCGTGATGCGGACGCGAGCGAAGGGCCGGAAACTGTGACGTTCCGGCTCCTCCCCAGCGGGGATGCCTCGCCCGTCGACGGCTCGACGGAAGCGTCCGTAGTGATTCGCGACGCCCCATCGTCCGACGCGCTGGCGGTGAGCGGCGTTGTGCCCGCGCGCGGCGAGAACGCGGGGACGATCTCACCCACCATCTTGGGTACGGCGCTCAATGCCAGCGCTACCGTCCATTTGGTAGGGGCCGTCACGCTGCCGGCCACACGCGTGGAGGCCGCCAGCGGCGCGGCAGGCCTCGGCGTCGTGTTCGACCTCGCCCTCGCTCCGCCCGGGCGCTACGATGTCGTCGTGGTGCAGGGCGGCGAGACGGCCACGCTGGCCGGCGCCTTCGAAGTGGTTCCTGCCCAGCGCCGCGTCCGCGTCTGGGCTGACGTGGCGGGCACGCCGGCGCCGCGGTTTGGCCGATGGAGCACGTACACGGTCTTCCTAGGAAACGACGCTGACGCCGACATCTACGACGTGGGCTTGGTGCTCCGCATCACTGACGGCGCCGAGATCGAGTTCATGGACGGGATCTTGGACCTCAGCGATCGTCCCGCCAACCTGCAAACCCTCGTGCAGCCAGCCGTGCCCGGCGTGCAATCGGTCCCGCTGTACTTCAAGAAACTCCCCGCAGGCTCTGCGAACTCGTTCCGCGTTCGTGTCCGGCCCACCTCACCGCTCTCTATCGGGGACGACGTAGGCGTGGCTTACGAGCTGTTCCCACCCGATGGGAACAACCCGGCCACCTGGAGCGGGGATTTCGAAGCCGACACGCCGTTCAACCTCGGTCTCCTGATGGGCGCATTAGCGGCGCACGTTGACGAGTACCCACCCGCGAACTATTCACTGGCCGCTGTCTCGCTCGCCAACCCGGCGCCCGAAGACGACTGCCCCCCCGACGACGACGTGATCCCGCCCATTCAAGATGTCTCGGCTGAGGACCTGATCCGGATGTACGACCAGGGTGCACGTTTCAACCGATACTACGGGTCGGACATCCAGCCCAGCACTAGCACGGCCGTCTCGGAGTTCGGGGGGTTCTCGCTGGCGGTCATCATCCCCGAGGCGGCGAGCGCGGCGGGCTACACATCCGCTGGCGCCGGCGGAATCGTAGCAGCGGGAATCTCGACGATGTCGTTTATGCGGTCCTCGGGGTTGTACTCCCGGCAGGTCATCTGTGACCGACAAGCGGAAGGCTCACTCCCACGCACCGACTTCTGCGAGCGCTACCCGCCGGCGGTCCCGGCTGGCACGACCGCGCAGGGACCGGGGACCGGAGGGGCGTGCGGCCAGACAGGAGGCTCCTTCGACCCCAACGACAAGTTCGGCCCGGCGGGGTTCGGTAGCGCCCGCTACTACGACCCCTCCACGGTTACGACGCCGTACACGATTCGCTTCGAGAACCTCGCCACAGCCTCTCTCCCGGCCCAGGAGGTCATCATCGTGGACACGCTCGATACGGCGGCGTTCGACCTCGACACGTTCTCGCTCGGACCGATCCGGTGGGGCGCAGACAAGACCGTGATGCCTCCGCCAGGGGCCACGAGCTTCGAGACCGAGGTGGACCTCTCGCCGGACCTCGATGCCACGCTGCTCATCACCGCTAGCCTGGACCCGACTACCGGGCGCGCCGTGTGGCACTTCCTCACGTTGGACCCCGACACGGGCGACCTCCCAGAAGACGGAACGGTGGGCTTCCTCCCTCCCAACCAAACCTCACCGGAAGGCGAGGGCAGCGTCTCGTTCGTCGTCTCCGCGCATGAGCGACTGGCCTCTGGCGCCGAGGTGAGCAACCGCGCCGAGATCGTCTTCGACGTGAACGAACCCATCGTCACGCCGGTCTGGACGAACACCGTGGACCGCGAGGCCCCGGCATCCACCGTGGCGGCGCTGGACGCCACGGTGGAGAACCCCATCCGGATCACCGTGAGCGCGAGCGACGCGGACTCCGGTGTGCAGCAGTATGCACTATTCGCCTCTCGCAACGGCGGTGATTTTGAGTTCGTCGCGCGGTCAGACACCCCGACGTTCGTGTTCGAGGGCGAACCGGGGAGCGTGTATGGGTTCTACAGTCTCACAGTAGACGCCGTAGGCAATGCAGAGCCTTTTAAGACCGATGCGGAGGCCACGACGACCGTCGCCGTGGGCGCCGAAGGCGGGCCGGACCTCCCAAGCGCGCTCTCGCTCTCGCCGGCATGGCCCAACCCCGTCCACACGCGTGCGGCGTTCCGGCTAGGCGTGCCGGAGGCCGGGCCCGTCCGCGTAACGGTGTTCGACGCGCTCGGGCGAGAGGTGGCACGCCTCGCCGATGGGGAGCACGCCGCCGGGTGGCACGCGCTGCCCTGGGAGGCCTCAAGGGTGGCTACGGGTGCGTACGTGGTTCGCGCGCAGTCCGCAGGTGAGACCGTGACGCAGTCCGTTACCGTCGTGCGGTAG